One Natrinema marinum genomic window carries:
- a CDS encoding phosphoribosyltransferase, which yields MSDLPDDFDCTITNWEYIYGLCRDVADDVRDDEFEPDVVVALARGGWFAGRCLCDFLGMDDLTSLKMEHYVGTAEKSGEPTVRYPMPEGSVEDKDVLIIDDIADTGGSIKRAYEYVDDRDAGEVRTATLQLLGTSEFQPDYVGERLEAWTWVVYPWNFIEDMVDLISSAMEKADQETFTADEIRHFLTEHHGIERIEMEIAQPDRLPEVLAEMERRGVLEAAGADEWSVVED from the coding sequence ATGTCCGACTTACCGGACGATTTCGACTGCACGATAACCAACTGGGAGTACATTTACGGCCTGTGCCGGGACGTTGCAGACGACGTACGCGACGACGAGTTCGAACCCGACGTCGTCGTCGCGCTGGCCCGCGGCGGCTGGTTCGCCGGCCGCTGTCTCTGTGATTTCCTCGGCATGGATGATCTGACGAGCCTGAAGATGGAACACTACGTCGGCACCGCCGAGAAGTCCGGCGAGCCGACCGTCCGCTATCCGATGCCCGAGGGGAGCGTCGAGGACAAGGACGTGCTCATCATCGACGACATCGCCGACACCGGCGGCTCGATCAAACGCGCCTACGAGTACGTCGACGACCGCGACGCCGGCGAGGTCCGCACCGCGACCCTCCAACTGCTCGGTACCAGCGAGTTCCAGCCCGACTACGTCGGCGAACGGCTCGAGGCGTGGACCTGGGTCGTCTACCCGTGGAACTTCATCGAGGATATGGTCGATCTGATCTCGAGCGCCATGGAGAAGGCCGATCAGGAGACCTTCACGGCCGACGAGATCCGCCACTTCCTCACCGAACACCACGGCATCGAGCGCATCGAGATGGAGATCGCCCAGCCCGATCGACTGCCCGAAGTCCTTGCGGAGATGGAGCGCCGCGGGGTGCTCGAGGCGGCCGGAGCCGACGAGTGGAGCGTAGTTGAGGACTGA